In a genomic window of Thermogemmatispora onikobensis:
- a CDS encoding glycoside hydrolase family 3 N-terminal domain-containing protein — protein MFTDSPPPIVASHPQERQEAAARAASPLRPQPRRRRRLLSILRLLLASGGALLLLATALLGKGDTPWLPRQVSQLQETLLAGPFISNPLTPAQVEALRHREASMNEQALARLYLTHMTLDQKLGQLFMVQYYGTTYSADLETMIHDLYAGGVIMYAAQMRTFQQTRADIQRMQARAWMPLFISADEEGGFVERINNIYGHRPGALEVYQTGKVSNAAALGHGIAHDLKALGLNTDLAPDVDVPVVNGPDQYLRTWGYTPQSVIDYGGAYLRAVQGDGVIACLKHFPGLGAAQSDAHTDLPVIKRSREQIYSTELVPFKHFIQSSQSLDHPGMIMTTDLLMPALDPVWPAELSPTIVTGILRHELGYDGVVITDALYMEGIAKKWNLPEAVVLALAAGNDMILGVRSSYDLRSAVAALKEALASGRLSQSTIDASVTRIIALKIHYHLWPVPRFA, from the coding sequence ATGTTCACAGACAGTCCACCCCCGATTGTGGCCTCTCACCCACAAGAGCGCCAAGAAGCCGCAGCCAGGGCTGCGTCTCCTCTTCGACCGCAGCCTCGTCGCCGTCGGCGCCTGTTGTCTATCCTGCGCCTTCTGCTGGCGAGCGGCGGAGCACTGCTTCTGCTGGCCACGGCTCTGTTGGGCAAGGGAGACACGCCGTGGCTGCCGCGGCAGGTCAGCCAGCTTCAGGAGACGCTGCTGGCCGGCCCATTCATTAGCAATCCGCTGACTCCCGCGCAGGTTGAGGCCCTGCGCCATCGCGAGGCCTCTATGAACGAGCAGGCTCTGGCCCGTCTGTACCTGACCCATATGACGCTTGATCAGAAGCTCGGCCAGCTCTTCATGGTCCAGTATTACGGGACAACCTACTCGGCGGACCTGGAGACAATGATTCACGATCTCTACGCCGGTGGCGTGATCATGTACGCCGCTCAGATGCGCACCTTCCAGCAGACGCGCGCTGATATCCAGCGTATGCAGGCCCGGGCCTGGATGCCGCTCTTCATTTCGGCGGACGAGGAGGGTGGCTTTGTCGAGCGGATCAACAATATCTATGGCCATCGGCCCGGCGCCCTGGAAGTCTACCAGACGGGCAAGGTCAGCAATGCTGCGGCCCTCGGTCATGGAATTGCCCACGATTTAAAGGCCCTGGGGTTGAACACCGACCTGGCTCCTGATGTTGATGTGCCAGTTGTCAATGGTCCTGATCAGTATCTGCGCACGTGGGGCTACACGCCACAGTCAGTAATCGACTACGGTGGGGCTTACCTGCGCGCCGTCCAGGGGGATGGAGTCATCGCCTGCCTCAAGCATTTCCCGGGCCTGGGCGCCGCCCAAAGCGATGCGCACACCGACCTGCCAGTGATCAAGCGTAGTCGCGAGCAGATCTACAGTACCGAGCTGGTGCCCTTCAAACACTTCATCCAGTCATCTCAGTCGCTGGACCATCCGGGCATGATCATGACAACCGACCTGTTGATGCCGGCACTCGATCCTGTCTGGCCTGCGGAGCTGTCGCCAACCATTGTGACAGGCATTCTGCGCCATGAGCTGGGCTATGACGGTGTGGTGATCACCGACGCCCTTTATATGGAAGGCATCGCCAAGAAATGGAACCTGCCAGAGGCCGTGGTCTTAGCTCTGGCGGCGGGCAACGATATGATCCTGGGCGTGCGCAGCTCCTACGATCTGCGCAGCGCGGTGGCCGCCCTTAAGGAGGCCCTGGCCAGCGGACGGCTCTCCCAGAGCACCATCGACGCCTCCGTCACACGCATCATTGCCTTGAAGATTCACTACCATCTCTGGCCCGTTCCTCGCTTCGCTTAG
- a CDS encoding GNAT family N-acetyltransferase, with the protein MAEETAQLQNPFLVGERVYLRPLEPGQDNHLYATWLNDEEIRRYFSVYPTSDARAKERLEQLYRDGKHIIFGVALKSNNRLIGLVGLKDINYINQTAEFYIIIGDRAVWGQGYGTEATKLMIRYGFMELNLNRIQTQDMEENIGGWRADEKAGFKYEGTLRQAILRFGKYHDVRVYSLLRSEYLERQQQENKGS; encoded by the coding sequence ATGGCTGAAGAGACTGCCCAGCTCCAGAATCCCTTTCTCGTCGGCGAGCGCGTCTACTTGCGCCCGCTGGAACCCGGCCAGGACAATCATCTCTACGCGACCTGGCTCAATGATGAGGAGATTCGCCGTTATTTTTCCGTCTATCCGACCAGCGATGCTCGGGCTAAGGAGCGCCTGGAGCAGCTGTATAGAGATGGCAAACATATTATCTTTGGAGTAGCGCTTAAAAGCAACAACCGCCTGATTGGTCTTGTTGGTTTAAAGGACATTAATTATATTAACCAGACAGCCGAGTTCTATATTATCATTGGCGACCGCGCGGTCTGGGGCCAGGGCTACGGCACCGAGGCGACCAAACTGATGATCCGCTATGGCTTCATGGAATTGAACCTGAATCGTATTCAGACGCAGGACATGGAGGAGAATATCGGTGGCTGGCGGGCAGACGAGAAGGCTGGCTTTAAATACGAAGGAACCCTCCGTCAGGCGATTCTGCGCTTCGGCAAATATCACGATGTTCGTGTCTACAGTCTACTCAGAAGCGAATATCTTGAAAGACAGCAGCAGGAGAACAAGGGAAGTTGA